The following proteins are co-located in the Halarcobacter sp. genome:
- a CDS encoding amino acid ABC transporter permease has protein sequence MSNQQLKKLIYSLVGLYLAYEFIDAVRVSTITVYDLSFIFDGLIRTIMISVVSITIGTFFGLIFGFIKSNSNMYVNFILDGFLDILKSVPLIIQFILFYSLMGILEIDISVFWVGAIVLSTYTSGFVTEVARAGIDSVPSTTRRAARSLGMSFWQDYIYIVFPLGLRTVFPAWINIVLSVIKDSALVSVIGYMELLRSTQEMISKTQEALLLLIGVGIFYFIISYPISLYAANLERKLKV, from the coding sequence ATGAGTAATCAACAATTAAAAAAATTAATTTATTCATTAGTTGGATTATACTTAGCTTATGAATTTATTGATGCTGTTAGAGTATCTACTATAACTGTATATGATTTAAGTTTTATTTTTGATGGTTTGATCAGAACAATAATGATTTCAGTAGTTTCAATTACTATAGGAACATTTTTTGGTTTGATTTTTGGTTTTATTAAAAGTAATTCAAATATGTATGTAAATTTTATTTTAGATGGATTTTTGGATATTTTAAAATCTGTACCATTAATTATTCAATTTATTTTATTTTATTCATTAATGGGTATTTTAGAGATTGATATTTCAGTATTCTGGGTTGGAGCAATTGTTTTATCTACTTATACTTCAGGGTTTGTTACTGAAGTTGCTAGAGCAGGTATTGACTCTGTACCAAGTACTACAAGAAGAGCTGCTAGATCTTTAGGTATGAGTTTTTGGCAAGATTATATTTATATAGTTTTCCCTTTAGGTTTAAGAACAGTTTTTCCAGCTTGGATCAATATTGTTTTATCAGTTATAAAAGATTCAGCACTAGTTTCAGTTATAGGATATATGGAGTTATTAAGATCAACTCAAGAGATGATTTCAAAAACACAAGAAGCTTTATTGCTATTGATTGGTGTTGGAATATTTTATTTTATTATCTCATATCCAATTTCATTATATGCAGCAAATTTAGAAAGGAAGTTAAAAGTATGA
- a CDS encoding amino acid ABC transporter permease — MFDFEYSFHWITVWNVFPEMLSAAFVTLQVAIISMVLGLVIGIFLSLGKDSDNEFLRTPSVLWIEIARNTPALFQIYMAYFGLGSFGIHLSPYVAVLAALTFNNAGYLAETLRGGFASIATTQMSASRSLGMNKFQAYRYVIVPQVLRKVYHPITNQMIWSLLMTSLGTLVGMLELTGKTDQLQSLSFRTFEFYLVTAGMYFVMAKIILLGSRLVGYKLFKGDI; from the coding sequence ATGTTTGATTTTGAATATAGTTTTCATTGGATTACAGTTTGGAATGTATTTCCAGAGATGTTGAGTGCAGCATTTGTAACACTTCAAGTTGCAATTATCTCTATGGTTTTAGGACTAGTTATAGGGATATTTTTATCTTTAGGAAAAGATTCAGATAATGAGTTTTTAAGAACACCAAGTGTTCTTTGGATTGAAATAGCTAGAAATACTCCTGCTCTTTTTCAAATATATATGGCCTATTTTGGATTAGGTAGCTTTGGTATTCATTTAAGTCCTTATGTTGCTGTATTAGCTGCTTTAACTTTTAACAATGCAGGATATTTAGCTGAAACATTAAGGGGAGGATTTGCATCTATTGCAACTACTCAAATGTCAGCTTCAAGGTCACTTGGTATGAATAAGTTTCAAGCATATAGATATGTTATTGTACCTCAAGTTTTAAGAAAAGTTTATCATCCAATTACAAATCAGATGATTTGGTCATTGTTGATGACATCTTTAGGAACACTTGTAGGAATGCTAGAACTTACAGGAAAAACAGACCAGTTACAGTCTTTGTCTTTTAGAACATTTGAGTTTTATTTAGTAACTGCTGGAATGTATTTTGTTATGGCAAAAATCATTCTTCTTGGTTCTCGATTAGTTGGATATAAGTTATTTAAAGGGGATATATAA
- a CDS encoding transporter substrate-binding domain-containing protein, whose protein sequence is MKLIKKLALVATSVIALGASANADLLDKVLEKGKLKCGVVLDFPPMGYRDVKNNPAGFDVDYCGDLASALGVKLELKSMSFAQRVPAITSGKVDVVIGSTSDTLKRAQSVGFTIPYFVFKQQAMIKKGSGIKTFEDIKGKKVSAALSTVSETEFLKNAEKLEFDKSNYFSSKSENDAHLALLQGKADVIISSDTTITELLKLDKFKDYEAGPFIPNYNDYVSLITKRDEYGFINYLNLFVHQQVRTGRYEELNKKYFGNSPLRDLTVNGIYY, encoded by the coding sequence ATGAAATTAATTAAAAAATTAGCTCTTGTAGCTACTTCAGTTATAGCTCTAGGAGCAAGTGCAAATGCGGATTTATTAGATAAGGTTCTTGAAAAAGGTAAATTAAAATGTGGTGTTGTTTTAGATTTCCCACCAATGGGTTATAGAGATGTAAAAAACAATCCAGCAGGATTTGATGTGGATTATTGTGGTGATTTAGCAAGTGCTTTAGGCGTTAAATTAGAATTAAAATCTATGTCATTTGCTCAAAGAGTTCCTGCAATTACATCAGGAAAAGTTGATGTTGTTATTGGTTCAACATCTGATACTTTAAAAAGAGCTCAATCAGTTGGGTTTACAATACCTTATTTTGTATTTAAACAACAAGCAATGATAAAAAAAGGTTCAGGTATTAAAACTTTTGAAGATATCAAAGGTAAAAAAGTAAGTGCTGCTTTAAGTACTGTATCTGAAACAGAATTTCTTAAAAATGCAGAAAAACTTGAATTTGATAAATCAAACTATTTTTCATCTAAATCAGAAAATGATGCACACTTAGCTTTATTACAAGGAAAAGCTGATGTTATTATTTCTAGTGATACAACAATTACTGAGTTATTAAAACTTGACAAATTTAAAGATTATGAAGCAGGGCCATTTATCCCTAATTATAACGATTATGTTTCACTTATTACAAAAAGAGATGAGTATGGATTTATTAATTATTTAAATCTTTTTGTTCACCAACAAGTAAGAACAGGAAGATATGAAGAGCTAAACAAAAAATATTTTGGTAATTCACCACTTAGAGACTTAACTGTCAATGGAATTTATTATTAA